A portion of the Verrucomicrobiota bacterium genome contains these proteins:
- a CDS encoding MBOAT family O-acyltransferase, with the protein MVFTTHIFIFYFLPLFLLIYFNLPYAWRNLWITVASYVFYGWWEPWFVCLMMFTTIMDFIWGRVITRPGATPAQRKLAVAACCVTNLSFLGFFKYYLFAADSLNHLLAMVGTEQFRVLRVVLPIGISFYTFHSLTYIIDLYRGHATPAKSFTDFSAFVALFPDLVAGPIIRYKTLAAQLAWREHLVSRFASGVAIFILGFAKKILLANPVGRLADAVFNAADPCALDAWIGVLAYAFQIYFDFCGYSDMAVGLGRMLGFEFPRNFDAPYRSESITEVWRRWHISLSSVLRDYLYYPLGGNRLGPSRTYVNLAVVMLLGGLWHGAKWNFIVWGGYHGLLLGYERWRGKQSFYSQWPSSLRIAFTFLLMLFSWVLFRADNLTAAAHYFAAMFGLGTATGVSGLLAAELYQPWPMLVMALCGFLVFQPRQAHDWAVQPQSWPRVAVLAPLFIISLLVMFSQAFNPFLYFQF; encoded by the coding sequence ATGGTATTCACCACGCACATTTTCATCTTTTACTTCCTGCCGTTGTTCCTGCTCATTTATTTCAACCTGCCGTATGCCTGGCGGAACCTGTGGATCACGGTGGCAAGTTATGTGTTTTACGGCTGGTGGGAACCCTGGTTCGTCTGCCTGATGATGTTCACGACCATCATGGATTTCATTTGGGGAAGAGTCATCACCCGGCCCGGCGCAACTCCCGCCCAACGGAAGCTGGCGGTGGCCGCCTGTTGTGTCACCAATTTGAGCTTCCTCGGCTTTTTCAAATACTATCTGTTTGCCGCAGACTCGCTGAATCACCTCCTGGCCATGGTGGGTACGGAGCAATTCCGCGTGCTCCGGGTGGTTCTGCCCATCGGTATTTCGTTCTACACCTTTCATTCCCTCACGTACATCATTGACCTGTACCGGGGACACGCCACGCCGGCCAAGTCGTTCACCGACTTCTCCGCCTTTGTCGCGCTGTTTCCCGATTTGGTGGCCGGGCCAATTATTCGGTACAAAACTCTCGCCGCGCAGCTTGCCTGGCGGGAGCACCTCGTCTCGCGCTTTGCTTCCGGCGTGGCCATTTTCATCCTCGGTTTTGCCAAAAAAATCCTGCTGGCCAATCCGGTGGGACGGCTGGCCGATGCGGTGTTCAACGCGGCTGACCCATGCGCCCTGGATGCCTGGATTGGTGTGCTGGCCTACGCCTTCCAGATTTACTTCGATTTTTGCGGTTACTCGGATATGGCCGTTGGTTTGGGGCGCATGTTGGGCTTTGAATTCCCGAGAAATTTTGACGCCCCGTATCGCTCCGAAAGCATCACCGAGGTCTGGCGGCGCTGGCACATCTCCCTATCCAGTGTGCTGCGGGATTACCTCTACTATCCGTTGGGTGGCAACCGCCTTGGGCCATCGCGGACCTACGTTAATCTGGCGGTCGTGATGCTACTAGGCGGTCTGTGGCACGGCGCCAAGTGGAACTTCATCGTTTGGGGCGGGTACCATGGATTATTGCTGGGGTACGAGCGCTGGCGGGGCAAACAGAGCTTCTACAGCCAGTGGCCGTCCAGCCTGCGAATCGCCTTTACCTTCCTGCTCATGCTGTTCTCCTGGGTGCTGTTTCGTGCGGACAACTTGACCGCCGCCGCCCATTATTTCGCCGCCATGTTTGGCCTTGGGACTGCCACAGGTGTTTCCGGTTTGTTGGCCGCCGAGCTTTACCAACCCTGGCCGATGCTGGTCATGGCGCTGTGTGGTTTCCTGGTATTCCAGCCCCGGCAGGCGCATGATTGGGCGGTGCAACCGCAAAGCTGGCCGCGCGTCGCGGTGTTGGCACCGTTGTTCATTATCTCGCTCCTGGTCATGTTCTCCCAGGCGTTTAACCCCTTCCTCTACTTTCAATTCTAG